The following coding sequences are from one Reyranella humidisoli window:
- a CDS encoding LysR substrate-binding domain-containing protein — MRFDFTDLRLFQFVVQTGSITRGAERAHLALASASARIRGMEEILGVPLLKRGRRGVEPTEAGRSLLDHARIVLQQIETMRGDLSAYSRGLKGSVRILANTSALSEHLPALLADFLAANPTIDIDLEDRESPAIGAAIAAGDADIGIGSQAALVPGLESHPFRTDRLVLAVPANHRLAGKRQTAFADLLDLDFVGLPRGTALDEHVAMQAARLGRALRLRVRVSSLDAVCAMVAAGVGVGIVPETTASRHRRVLPIATLRLAEAWSMRELALYVRDSRRLPRPARRLFDVLRRGG, encoded by the coding sequence ATGCGCTTCGACTTCACCGACCTGCGTCTGTTCCAGTTCGTGGTTCAGACCGGCAGCATCACGCGCGGCGCCGAGCGCGCCCACCTGGCGCTCGCCTCGGCGAGCGCGCGTATCCGCGGCATGGAAGAGATCCTGGGGGTTCCCCTGCTGAAGCGCGGCCGGCGCGGTGTCGAGCCGACCGAGGCGGGCCGCAGCCTGCTCGACCATGCCCGCATCGTTCTGCAGCAGATCGAAACGATGCGCGGCGACCTCAGCGCCTATTCGCGCGGACTGAAGGGCAGCGTCCGTATCCTCGCCAACACCTCGGCGCTCTCGGAGCACCTGCCCGCCCTGCTGGCGGATTTCCTGGCAGCCAATCCGACGATCGACATCGATCTGGAGGATCGCGAGAGCCCGGCGATCGGCGCCGCCATCGCGGCCGGTGACGCCGACATCGGCATCGGCTCGCAGGCGGCCCTCGTTCCCGGACTCGAGAGTCATCCCTTTCGCACCGATCGGCTGGTGCTGGCGGTCCCGGCGAACCATCGCCTCGCGGGCAAGCGCCAGACCGCGTTCGCCGACCTGCTCGACCTCGACTTCGTCGGCCTGCCGCGCGGCACGGCACTCGACGAGCATGTGGCCATGCAGGCCGCCCGACTGGGTCGCGCGCTGCGGCTGCGCGTCCGCGTCAGCAGTCTCGACGCCGTGTGCGCCATGGTCGCGGCGGGCGTCGGCGTGGGCATCGTGCCGGAGACGACCGCGTCGCGGCACCGGCGCGTCCTGCCGATCGCGACTCTACGCCTGGCCGAGGCCTGGTCGATGCGCGAACTCGCCCTCTATGTACGCGACTCCCGCCGCCTGCCGCGCCCGGCCCGGCGGCTGTTCGACGTCCTGCGCCGAGGCGGCTGA